In Phragmites australis chromosome 18, lpPhrAust1.1, whole genome shotgun sequence, the genomic window ggAGAATCTctgtatgattcgctcctccacttgcaacggttggaggctgagcatatcgcatgagTAAAGTTgcacaatctctgcagagtgtaaatctatttgaattgTCGTGtctacggtcatggacatgtaaaggcatggtcacgcttgaatagactccgggtgcgcgaagtttgatgagtgagtgtgtggactagatgtccgtgtgatgtggttcctggctcactccgctagaagctgtgtggtactagaggtataccAGATATGATAAAaaggactgcggagtgaggtgtagcccctcccaggatcgAGAAACCCCAGATACGGCTCGTCACTGATattgaactacttaaaatatCTTGAAGTCaatcatagttgatacaataggtaatctgcataaactgctttacgcttaaatctaAATCGTAAAGCCTATCCTTGAATAAACCCTTTATGAATCTATCAAcattttgaagtagtatagggattgctgagtaccttccgtactcactcttgctgtcattcagatgaaaaACCCAATGCCGACTccgccggaggtgaagtcggggatgaagaatagtctctgaGGTCACGTTCGCCCCCtcgttgcttgtggcttgggcttttgcttccgttATGTGTTTTGCTGGCCGCTAGACCAGGCTTTTAATATTCAGTATGGATTGtaaacctttttttttaccCAGAACCTTAGTATTTAcatacgaagtttgactatgatactacaactgttatactatgCGTATCAACTACATAATCcagagactgatacaggaggcacaggagatcccggtaatGGGGGTCTTACACTACTTGTGCCATGTTCGATAGAAAACACGAAAAGAATCCAAACAGATCTATAATTCCAAATCAACTCGGACTCAGAgtaacaccggatggtccgacaagaaaTAAATGTgaataccggactatccgacgaGTTCAATCAATCAACAAACCTAAATTATATTTAATAAACACCGAATGGTTCGGCGTAataaatgaactcaccggagacTTCCTTCGgaataattttttcagagagtaatttctctgcaagaatttcCTTTGAACGTGTCGGATAATCCAGCAATCGTCAGATGACTCGCCAGACTAGTATTTCTAGAGAGAAAAACTTTATGCAAGATTTTCCTTTGAATGCGTCGAATAATCTAGCGATCGCCGAATGACTCACCAAACTAATATTTCTAGAGAGTAAATTTTTTTGTAAGATTTTCTATTAAACACGCCAGATAACTCACCAGACTAATATTTTTAAGGAGCAAAACTTTCTGCAAGATTTGagctatactcaccggatgctccAGCGTTTCATCAAATACATCGCCGAAGCAATTTTTCAGAGAGCAAacttttttacaaaattctaTCATTTCACCTACCGAATAGTCCGACGATGATAATATCTTAAATACCGGACTATCTGCCCTGTAAACAAATTAGCCGTGTCATTTTTTGTTCTCCACACGCACGTGAACAAGTGGGAACATATATATGGAGATCGAAAATTTGATCTAAGTTTGAAGAATGTAGCTTAAAGTTTTACATCGCGGTTTCGCAGTGAGAGCCTGCGCAAAGCACGGGTGCGATATGCGGCCAGCGGCCAACCAGTCCACACAAGCCTGCTCAGCCCCAGTTCGCGTGGTGGCGAGGTAAGCAACGCACGCGACGCGATTCGCTACTGGTTCCGGGTCCGGTATCTCTCCTGCTCCGGTCGACTCGCCACCATATATACTCTAGCCGTGGGCGCGTCTGCTTTCGCCAGTCTTCGCTACTGTCCCTTGCCCACCTGCTCTTCCACGGAGTTTTCCAGCAAATAACGGCTGGCCATCGGATAGGCCTAGAGCTATCTGTGAATCTATTTTAATTTAACTCAATCAATTAATTAGTTATTTTAATTAGATCAAAATAAttagttagttaattaaattaCATTAGCATATATTCATAGATATTTATTGGTGCTGTATGCCCATCACTAGACACCGGTTACCACGCTTTTATAGTTTACCCCCTATTGATGTCTCGGTTAGATAGATCAAGTCGGTCATCAAACTGGTTCGTACTATTGAATATTCAGGTTCAGCTGTTTCAGATAGTAAATAATGATGGTATTAACACTAACTAAATCTTACATGTAGGTTTTATATAGAGAAACATAGTGTCTCCGCTTTTGGATGCTATTTTGGCAAAATGAAGTGGATTCGGATATAATGCATAATGTTTGTCGTACGTCAGAGATGATGGTTATGTAGATTTTCATCTCACATGAATGGAGATTTAAAATAACCTAATAATTTCTCCTATCTGAGCTATATGGGCGTCTCTTGATGTTATGTTATGTCAAAAGATTTCTTGCATCACGTTTGTGTGATGATATAAACTTCATGTCTGTATTTTGTAATAAGTAACGGTCTAGTGTCTCGAGGGAAGCAGAAACAGGGATATAATTCCATTGTTTAAAATATCTCGCAGGACCCCACGGTCTCTCCGTCTCTGGCAACCCTGAGTTGTTGACCCATGCCAACGCCGCCGTGCGTTCCACTGCAAAGTGCAAACGCGGTCTTCGAAGCCGTTGGTGTCGGACCGCCCAACCGGGCACCGACTCCGCATATGCCGCGGGCGCGCATTTTCCATCCCGCGTCCCGCCCAAAAGATACGAACTTCGCGTGGTTACCAAGCACCAACGGCAACACGCGCCCACAGCATCTTACCGACGTCAAAATCCTTGGGCCCAACCCCAACCCAGCCCGTCAACAAAAACCGTAGGCCCAAAGGCGCCCGCCACCGCACTTGCAAGCCTATAAAAATGGCCCGACCGAGCGCCTTCGTTTCACATCAAACCAAACCAAGCCAACCTCACTCTTCCTCTCACACGAACACTTTCCAAGAACAGAGAGCGCGCGTCCGAAGATGAGCGTGGAGATCCTGGACGGGAGCACGGTCCGGAGCTTCGTGGAGGACGAACGCGCCTTCAACTCGTCGGTGGACGGCCGGTTCGCGGCGCTGGACGCCGACCGCGACGGCCTGCTCTCGTACGCGGAGATGGCCGGGGAGCTGATGAGCCTGCGGGTGCTCGAGAAGCACTTCGGCGTGGACGAGGCCGCCGTGGGCGCCGACGAGCTCGCGGGGCTGTACCGCGGCCTGTTCGCGCTGTTCGACAGGGACGGCAGTGGCAAGGTGGACCAGCAAGAGTTCCGGGCGGAGATGAGGGAGGTGATGCTCGCGGTGGCCAACGGGCTCGGCTTCCTGCCCGTGCAGATGGTCGTCGAGGAAGGCAGCTTCCTTAAGGTGGCCGTCGACAGGGAGCTCGGCGAGCTCGCGAAAGCTGCCTAAAGTTCACGGTCTACTGCTTGTTTGAAGAGATTTTGATGTGTTTCCTATTCATAACTGCAATTTTGCACGGAGCTATATCCGGGAATGGAGCCAGGATTATGTCACAACTCGAGCATGATTAGTGCGTTCTAGAGCAACTTCTTTGtattttcatttcttttgatttttttttccaatgaaATTTGCATGAGTTCATACGATGAAAACTATAGATCATATGTGTAATGCAACTCGAAAGACTAAATCTAGACAAGTCTCACGCCCTACTGCCGTACATATAGCCGAAGAAAACTCTGGATTCTATGGTTTTCATCACATAAAACGATGACTATTTATAAGATGACTTATTTTCCTTTAAGCACGAGGCACAATTTTCATTTATATAAACATTTGGTAAGAAACATAGTTGATATATAGTAAATGGAAGCTATGATACAGATACGGTGTTGAATTTAAAGGTGCGCTTTAAAAAATGCACTCTTTAGTACTCCGAAGAATACGGAACCGAAGTACCACAGCCAGTTCCGCCCAAGTCCATAGCCTCctcttaggccatctccaacagaaactctaaaaatccataccctataacactattacagcatcctctatcactattacagcctcttctatttttttcatctccaacagacatCCTATTTCCTACCTTACATTACTCTCTTCCTCCCTTCGGGACCACACGCATACTCAGTCTACAGGGTTACGGGAGCCTCAAAACCAACGGCAAATTTGCCGGCTGCCTAGTGCTACAGTCGTGCGTCTGCATCACTGTAGAAGCGGATGCCTCTTCCGCTGGAGCCGAATGCAGCAGCTGGAAACGGCAAAATTGGAACTACAGGGATGCGGCTTGGATTTCCGGCTCCCGTTGGAATTGGCCTTAATCGTCGCCGACACTGTCGCTGAAAAGACCACTAGAGGCCGAATCTCAACAAGAACCAGCGGTAATCGACTAGAATTTTGTTAATTTCCAGGCTTGTTAAGATTAGGAAAATCACGGCCAGTGAGCCCGttttgtatcattgtatgctGCGTTTACTTCCCAGCCTCCCAGGTCGCAGATCCTTCGTCAACACGAGCAAACTTCTCCAAATGTAAGCCCTAAAGAGTCGGTGATGTTTATACTAGTATTAAAAAGTGTATTCTATCTCATTGGAAAAGGACAATACGGTACTGTACTTCTGTGCTCCTGCTGAAACTTCTCTCATTTTTGTTGTCTTCAGATGAGGGAACAGAGGCCCTGCCGGCCGGCCGGTTCGGTGGAGAATGAAAAATATCAGGGTTTATTCCATTTTGTTGAAGTGGTGTCCAAGTTACAAAACGTATCAAGCAAGATTAAAAGATTTTTGCAGCGCTCACGCTTGTAAAAACGTTTCCCCCTATCGGGCATTCAACTTAATCGAAATCTGTTCAGGTAGTGGGGCTCCGTTGATTCGTCGAGAAAAggattaaaatatttttatttcaaaCTGTTTACTTGGTTATCATAGTTAACTTTGAACTTAATCTTGTCAAATGAGAGGAAAAGTCACAGTAACAAATAGCGAAAAACTTCACATTAAAACACCTATAGGCTAATCCCCTTTTGCTCGCCCTCTTTCTGCTATATTCTTATCTTGCCGTTGAAAGATCAAACTTATATTCATAAATTTAGAagctgtttggtagagctctgattctgtggtgagagtgattctgtgtTGAAACTagggtggaagtgattctgtggtggaagtgattctatttgtaaaatcgtttggtatgttagtggtggaagtgattcctgagataatattgtgttgaaatcgagAAGAATCAGTCAGGAATCAGGTgaaagctagttttttcagctcccacctcGCTATACAAAACGGGAAGTGATTCTCGCGCGGAATCACTCCCCAACCAGCCCGTTTAGTAGCGCTACGAGCGATTCCAACACGGAATCAGCTCccaaagctctaccaaacgagaCCTTATTACATTATCTCAATCAATTGAGTTTAAGATCAAGTGGAATCTTCCCCGCCGTTGCTTCCTCAAAAATAATCGCAAAAATTCCACTGTAAGAACACCTACTACGTGCTCGAACTGCAACGTAGCAATTGCCACATAGTTTTGtaccaccttttttttttttgaaagcacAGGGACTGTATTACTCAACTTGTGCAGGAATCTCACCTGCAACTATTACAGATACACACCCTGGTACCTCAAATTCCCAAGAGCACAAAGGGTTTACATCATTACTTACTCCAAATTTAGCTAGCTGATGCGCAGCGGCGTTACAAAGACGATTACAGTGCTGGATTTTGCACTTTTGGAAGCAGGTGTTCATCAAAAATTTTACCTCTTGGACGGTGACTGCCATAGCCGAAGCATCTGTACTTCTTCCTTGAAGTGTCTGAACAAGCACCACGGCATCGGATTCTATAACTAATTACCAATTCCCAGTTGATTAGCCAGACTAATAGCTTCTCGAACCGCATGTAGCTCCGCTGTGAATGCATCTCCAACATTCTGAACTTTCCCTGCTCTTGCTGCTATGATCTGACCAGAAGCTTCTCTTATGATAACACCCCAGCCACCAAAGTCATTTCCCACAGTGTAAGCTCCATCCACATTAGCTTTAAGTTGATCTTGCTGAGGTGGTTTCCACTTTGGGACAGGCTTAAGGATAACTGACTTCTCCGGCTTGAAAAGGTTCAAGTATTCCTTCGTGTAGCTTTGAACTCTGAATACTATATTTTCAGTAGAGCAGGCTGGGTCACCCTCTCTGATCTTGTTTCGATTTTCCCACCACATCCACCACATCACCACGATGAGCATGTATTGTTTCACTGGCAGGCACCAGATTTTGTGAATCACATCAGAGGCTGAGCTGCAAGCTTCTAAATCTCTTCTTACTGTCTCCAAGTTGAGCAATCTCCAGCATTGTCTCACTCTTTTGCATTTTATAAACAAGTGAGCTCCATCTTCATCAAGCCTATGGCATAGGAAGCATCTGGTGTCCTCAATATTGACCCTTTTTCTCTTCAAGTTCATGTTCACTGGAAGGCTGTTATGAGTCACCCTCCAAATGAACATTTTGATTTTACTAGGACACGGGAGTGACCAAATATTGAGCCAAAAACGATCCCCTGAGTTTTGTAAATTTCCTATAGAGTTATAGCTGGACTCGGCATCTCTCATATACTCTCTCTCTGAAATTTTCACATGCAGTTTATAAGCTGACTTCACTGAGAAGATCCCTTTGGGGTCAAAGTGCCAGGCCGGAAAGTCCTCCATCCCCTCGCACAGTGGGATCTTGGCTATCAGTTTAGCATCAATTTCACAGAAAGTTTGGTGGAGCAAACCTTGGTCCCACTGGCCAGTGTACGGGTCGATCAACTCGGACACTCTAGTGAGCAGGGATCCTCTTCTTTGTGATACTA contains:
- the LOC133899045 gene encoding uncharacterized protein LOC133899045; this translates as MSVEILDGSTVRSFVEDERAFNSSVDGRFAALDADRDGLLSYAEMAGELMSLRVLEKHFGVDEAAVGADELAGLYRGLFALFDRDGSGKVDQQEFRAEMREVMLAVANGLGFLPVQMVVEEGSFLKVAVDRELGELAKAA
- the LOC133898629 gene encoding uncharacterized protein LOC133898629 produces the protein MEDFPAWHFDPKGIFSVKSAYKLHVKISEREYMRDAESSYNSIGNLQNSGDRFWLNIWSLPCPSKIKMFIWRVTHNSLPVNMNLKRKRVNIEDTRCFLCHRLDEDGAHLFIKCKRVRQCWRLLNLETVRRDLEACSSASDVIHKIWCLPVKQYMLIVVMWWMWWENRNKIREGDPACSTENIVFRVQSYTKEYLNLFKPEKSVILKPVPKWKPPQQDQLKANVDGAYTVGNDFGGWGVIIREASGQIIAARAGKVQNVGDAFTAELHAVREAISLANQLGIGN